From the Anguilla rostrata isolate EN2019 chromosome 12, ASM1855537v3, whole genome shotgun sequence genome, the window TCAGTTAACCAGAGACTCTATGACTTGCATCAGCCACCCACCCCTGTCCTTCAACTATAGGACTGGCTAAAAAAGTATGCTTACTAGATTTAAATATAGAGAAAGCGTCTGCACCCCAAACATGAACAGGCAGATTGCTCCCTTTGCTAAGGTTCACAAATTGATATCAGACTGAATGTTGTGATATGAACCAAGAGAGCACGTTCATGCAGGTCTACATGGTTTTCAAGTCTACCGAGAAGGATGAGGCGATCTGTAGTATCAATGGTATCAATGGCGCATGTCTTGTTTAATGAAGtcagattaaaatgaattcaaagtTCCTTTAGCGTACATATTAGCTGACAATCACTGTCTGGATTACCTGCTGTCATGGTTGTTTGTGAATGGGCTAAATGGGAAATTTGGTTTCTGCTGAGCTATGTCATCCTTCATCCTTATGACTGTGTagccattttacagaaaagaTCAGAGTTTCAGCACAAAGGAATAATTTGAAAACAGGTTTACCATTATATTCTTTATCAGTAAAACATGATTGTCACTGTACACCTGCAGAAGTACTCTGAAATATACTAATTGAATGCGGTGTTGTAGTAATTGCCTAACATCAGGTATAACattcccttttatttttaaactctcATGTGCTTAGTTTTATATTGTCACTAGAAAACATAGCGAATTAAACCTGAAGTGGAGCTGGTACGGTTTCAGGTTCAATAAGGGCAGACACATTGCATTTAGCCACTTAGAATGTGCTCTTATCCAACACAACTTGCCTTTTATATACATCCCActtacactgaagcaattcaggttaagtaccttgctgaagggtgcAACTGGCTGTGCTCCAGCTGACAATCAACCTGAGAACCTCTGAGTTACAATTACAGTTCCTTTACCCTCTTTGCTATTGCCCCAGATACAGGGGTGTGCTGGTTCTCTTACAAGAATGAGCATCAATAACTTAAGATTAGAAGATTAGCAGCTGCATACCGCAGGGCAGCTGAATGTAAGTATGGCTTGGCCTGGTTTGTCCTAAAATGGTGGACATCCAAGGACAACAGATTACTGCTAGTAATGTTGTAGGTTGGCCAGTAGGAGGAACCCTTTGCAGTGCCACAATAATGAAAGCACTTATTGTTGATTGATATATTGAGGTCTTAACTGCCTTTTGGCCATTACTTGTGGTTTTCCTTGATTGGAGAATGGATGTTAGAAGTGGTATCCCTACAGAATAAGAGATGGGTCCTTCACAATTTCGCAGTTACTGACATAATCAtgctgacacaaaatggctgcctccTATAATGTATCACTGGCAGAAGTGAaaatcccccccttcccctaaGAAGACAATGTTTAAAGATCAATGTACTTTGTTCTTGTGTCGCCACGTTACACATATTGTTAAGAAATGTATACTAGAAATGGCAGCATACGAGCTCACAGGAATGTGTCCTGATTAGTGGCTTGAGCACTTAATTGGATTTGATGTGGTGGCTGTCACATTTGCTTTTGAGCCAGGTGGGAGCAGAGcagtctgctctctccctctctctctctctctctctctctctctctctctttctctcttgctctctcctctctttctccctcctcacaGAGTGCTAACTGACCTATGCCTCTGTTAACAGATCTTGAAGAGAGGTTGCCATGTCAATGACCGGGATGGACTGACAGACATGACCTTGCTGCACTACAGCTGCAAGGCTGGTGCCCATGGAGTCGGTGAGCAATCTCAGTATTCACAccatatttatattacattacaatcacttagccaGTGCTATTATCCAGAACAGCAAGCAGTATTAGAGAACATCAGGGTCACCCTCAGGGATACAGTGCCATATAACTATATAAATGTGTGTCATGGGAGCCATTGTGCACTCTGAAGAAGTGAGTCGTCAGTCTGTTGGAaaatgggcagggtttctgctgttctgaatgCAGTGGGAAGGTCATTCCAGCTTCCCACAGCTTGTAGGCATGGTGAGAAGCATGGTGCAGATGACAGAATCAAGAGACTTGACATAGAGACAGAATAGGAGAGGACCAAAGACTGAACCCTGGGGAACACCTGTTTCTGAGGTCTCCAAACTACACCCTCCTGCCCCATGCAACCTGAAAGGAGTGATTATTGAGGCAGGAAGTAAACCCACTGAGAGCTGTGCTGCAAATCCCCAAGGTAGTCAGGGTAGACAGCAGGTGGTGGTGGTcaaccgtgtcaaaagctgcagaggTAAAAGAGGATTAAGGAGAAGCTGCGTTTGGAGTGTGGAGCTGCTCTCTACCAGAGGGCAAGGATGAGGCTAGGATAACAACTTCACCAAAGATTTAAGATAAGATTTAAGATAGATATACGTTTATTGAAAGGCATTCGCATTTCAGCTTTTTCCAATAGtgtcataaattaaatttatggtGCACATTTCTGTCACTTTATTGAGCTGTGCTTAGGTCAACTGAGGAGAACATACAGATTTCTGCCTACTGAGAAGAATGTATGAatttttaatcaatcaatcaatcaaaatttatttctatagcacacttcatacacagaggcaacccagtgtgctttacataaataaaagcaaaaggaacaaagaaagtacaaagtacataaaatagaataaaaacaaacacaaaaaagacagTCATTGGTGTCGGGAATGACTAGAGGTCTACTTCCACAATTAAAGTGCAGTAAGCATAGAGTACAAGTTTTAGAGTTCAATCATAGGCAcatgaaaagagaaaagtttaaaaaaaaaaaaaaattgctacaTTTGGGGCACGTCTAAAAATTGCTACATTTTTAGACATGCACTGGTATGTTGACCTTTATGAGGAGAATTTGTATCTCATCTGAACAGAATTACGTAGGCTAGTCGCTCATAGTGAACTTTGTTATGATATCTTTCATCAGTAGTGACATCAGTGGAGGCACACAGAGTTCTGTAGTATATACACAGAGGGGTAAGGTcagatgatgtcataatcagCCTAGGCAAATGCCAATCTGTAACACAGTTTAAAGACAAATAAAGTGCATGCTGCACCAACACTGAACTTAAAATAATATGGCAAATACTGATAAAGATAATATTGAAACAATTAATTTACGTTCATCTCATCAGATTTAAGGTTACAGGGGTTTTACAGAATATAAACACAGAATGATGGAAAATTGCACTGCTGGGTAGAGAACACAATCCCTTAATGCATAGAAGTGTCAAAATGCAGTCTGCTTTCACTGCTGCAAATCCTCTTTAAGCGCAGGTTTGCTTTGCCGCCATCAAAGCACTGAAGAGTAGTGCGTGAGACTCAGGATCCATAACCGACCACTGTCTCCTGCAAATGTGACCATTCCCAGGCGACCCTGCCGCAGCCCTGCGTCTGTCCCATCAGCTGATCACCCTCGGCGCTGATGTGGGCCTGCGCAGCCGGTGGACCAACATGAATGCTCTGCACTACGCCGCCTACTTTGATGTGCCCGAGCTCATCCGTGTCCTGCTGAAGGCCTCCAAGCCAAGGGGTACCTCTCTTCTCACCCTCCCTACCCCCCAGCCTCCTCTATACTGTTCATTACCATGCCAGCCTTCCTCTTTGTGTCCCAGAATCATTTTGTCAACCTTTAATCAGAGTTAAGGTTTGTTGCGTACACCTTTAATCTATTTAAACACTTCAGCACAACTGCTTGGAAACATTTAAACCTGTTCATCTGTcctcaattaaaaaatgtgtcttaCTACATTACAGCCAATAAATAATCCTAAATCTAGGATTAGTTATTGGATGGCCATCTTACACATGGCTCACATTTattcagtaaacacaaaaacaatctaAACCAACCATCCCCCCAGAAAACATTAGTTGTATGATTTACTGGGTATATGCATTAGTATTCTGTATGTATGGATActagtacagtatgtatgtatagatAATAGGAAACATACTATACTAGAGCATGGATGATACAATAACAACCTAGGATAATATtgacattaatattaatataatattgtcAGATGTCTGTTAATATGCTCCTAGATTCTAACTTGCTAGCAAGTTAACTAAGAAACTTGACTCACAAATGTGTATATAGATAGGATATGGGAGGGTAAGAGGGGCAATGAGGTGCCTACTCACTGATGGGGATGTAAAGCCCTCATCCCCTAAATCTGCACCATGGAAACAAACTCAATAACTGTACATACATGGTTGCTGTCCTATTTTGACTTTGAGAGTGAATTCAGGGTTTCAAATCCTTTACTGTATTGAGCAGTGAAAACTCTTCCGTTAGAATACGCAGGCACGACAAAGCATATCCATATAACAAACAGGCTTTGTTTCTGCAGAAGAAGTCTGCCACTTACACACAACAAGGTGGACAAGCCCAAAATGAAGAAAGCAGGGGCGGTCCTCAATTTTTATGagtaaaaagtgtttttactaataacatacataattctaTATCTGATTGGCacatggttaatacataagTGTTATAGTAAAATATAACAAAGTAAATGATAGGTTATGTCTAATTGTATAGCTtaatactgaataagcacactTTGACCTCTAGCCTTCAACGTTACAAAAACAAGCTCTgaatcaaaaataattatttcgtCTTTATCTAACAGTTGCTTTCAGAGTTCCAGGCACCATGGCGTCAGAGGCGATTTCTCCCTATTATGATGGCGGGGGGAACGATAAAGAAAAGACGTAGCTAATCACTTTGGACTATAGAAATGTATAAGAgacaaggagaaagaaaaacacacacacacacacccacatacacacacacacacacacacatgcaatattTCAAACTTCTTGTTGGCCTTGGGAGGTTCTGTACCTGGACCTAGGGGCCCTGGTGGATGGCCTGAGAATTGAGTGCAGTACATGCTTCTAGTTAATAATAAAGAACACTCAACCTTTCAACTGCGAACATGATTAGATTGGCAGTCCAGCAGCACATTAACGGTCCCATGTCGGCTTCGCTCATAGTCTGAACGTTCTTTCTTCAGTGCTGAACTCCACGTGCAGTGACTTCCACCATGGGACTGCCCTGCACATCGCCGCCTCCAACCTGTGCCTGGGAGCGGTCAAGTGTCTGCTGGAACATGGGGCTAACCCCACTGTCAGGGTACgcttcctctctgtgtttccTATGCCATTCTACATTCCCTCCTGACAGTAGAAATTGAATTACTAGATCAGACACAATATTCATTTTAAGGTAAGCCTCCAAGTGTTGTGAAATATGATTTCTTGAATGGTTGAACATATAGACAACCTGAGGTCCTAGAACTTCATATATAATTTAAGTTAAATTAAAGATGATTATCTTTTAAAGATTAATATCTTCAAAATGGTGGTCCAGCTGACATGATTCATTCCATTCCATGTCTCGTTCAGCAGGCCTTAACCCCTGTTACTGTTTTAGTCTATAACAGTCACTTTGGTGATACAGGAAATATTGGGACTCTTGTTCTTGTGACACTTCCATATTTTTCTGACCACAAATAACTCAATTACTTTGATTCAACAAGTGCCtttttgtttaataaagaaaaggttttcatttatttttattcatttttgttctttgtcaaatgatgaagaaataaacaacatgATTGCTCTTCATATAGTAAGGCTGAATGGCTCGATGAATGAGGCTTACTGGGATGTAAAATCTTAATGCCTTATTTCCCTCTTTTCATCTTACAGAACGACAAAGGCCAGGGCCCCGCGGAGGTGGTGCCGGACCCCATGGACATGAGCCTGGACAAGGCAGAGGCGGCCATGGTGGCCAAAGAGCTGAAGCAGCTCCTGCTGGATGCTGTGCCGCTGAGCTGCAACCTGCCGCGTGCCACTCTGCCCAACTACGACAACATCCCCGGCAACCTGATGCTGACCTCGCTGGGGCTCAAACTGGGAGACCGCATCCTGCTGGATGACATGAAGGTGTGGTGCGGGACCTGCAGGGAAAACTCAGTTCCCCATATGGAGGGCATGGGGGAGGGTTTTAAGAAGGTGGGGAATTAAATTTAACACCCAATGAGAATATATGGACAATACTCCCAATTATTAGTTTGAATAAACAGCCATGACATGGGTTACAGTGGATTGTTCATCAACAGTAATGATATCCAAATGAGTAGTTCAGTCTCTGCTGAAAGGATAATCATAGCCACACAGCTGGTACCACCCAGAGTCCTTTAGCTGTAACTACTGCACTTGacactgctgtttttcttttttcaaagaatCAAAGTAGACAGTCTGTATCCCATGTTTTACATGCTGTGTGTAAAATTTGAATTGTAAGTTACCCTTGAAAAGGACctctgctgaaaaaaatgtaattcatgatTGTCTGCTGTAAGAAAAATGGGCAGTAACTGCTTGAACTTACAAAAAACTAACACACCAACATAGGAAATTAAAGAACAAATTATACATGCTCATCACATGTATGATTTTGCACACTATTACGCTGGACAGAATGCTTTCAAACTGATTTCAGATCCCCAAGTGCTGAATACGTATGCCCACCTTCTGTTCTGTTGTGCTGCCTGGGGATGCATAGCGCTGCTCATGGTTGATTGTGTGAGAGCTCTAAATACCCCCAAAACATGTGTCCCCACTTGTCAAAAATATAGCTTTCCAAAAAATCTTGCAGTGATGTCTCCTCTTCTCTGCACCATGCGAAGCAGGTgggtagcctgtgtgtgtgtgtatgtgtctattaACCACATTCATCCTCTCAGCATCTTACCAGTTTATTGCCAAGTCCTTTCTATGTGtttgctgaagaggagattACTTCTTCAGCGCATTGTTGAGTAGCGCTAGTCGTAACACACTTTAACATGCCAAAGCAagatttttaaagaacagaTAACGGCCAtccctgtttttttggggttttttttttgcaggattAGTTCTTACAAAATAAGGATGTGCCTTTGGTTATCTCAGGAAATGTCATAATTTTGTCTTCAGGCGATCCTTTTTTTCAgtgcccccctcgcccctccatTTAACGGTCCACCTCCCATCCTGAGGCTTGAAGACAATAAAAATCTCCAGGAAACCTAGATAATGTGCCAGGAGAAAGCAGCATGACACCGACCAAACTTTTACTGTTTGATACATGCCCTTAGTGCCCAACCAAAGGTTAAATAAACACCATTTGAGATTCAGTGACAGTAGTAAGGTAATGATGATTGAGAAGGACTCCAGGGcacatttttatcattgaaGAGCAGCTGAGACCTTGCATTTTGGGTCCTGGTTTATGTGGCTTCGTCCTAAAGCTGCTGTTGACTTTGCAGACTGGAACACTGCGCTTTTGCGGGACAACAGAGTTCGCCAGCGGGCAGTGGGTGGGCGTGGAGCTCGACGAACCCGAGGGCAAAAATGATGGGAGTGTTGGAGGGGTGCGCTACTTCATCTGCCCCCCAAAACTGGGTAATGCCTTACTTGCTGTTATTCTTAACCATTGTTTTGCACTAAGTTAATTGGTTTAGTAGACGCCCTGTTACAATACATTGGTCATTGCCAACTTAGTTGCgtagaggaaaaaaagagatttgAATGTAGGCTGTTACATAGTTTAAGCTAATTGTCATATGCAGTTGTCTGTTGTGGATTTATGCTTTCAGATTTGAtcagatttgtatttttgtacattagGTTATGTTACATTACTTTCAGAAGCTATTCTCCAGACAGTACAACTGCTTGATCTGATGCCATAAAATATTGAATGGAGTTTGTGGTGGTGTGGTAATATGCTGCTATGCTAAAATTGGTTTAAACATCTGTGCAATATTTGTGATCAGAAGAATCAGATGTAATGGCAGTATAATTAACTGGAAGAGGTTTAGAAAGCTGTTTAATTgatttacctgtgcaggtatgtCTAGACATGCAATAAAGTAATCACAACCGGGAAGTTTTAATTTGAGTCTGATGTGGTCTGAGAGAGCACATTACAGTTGCCTTAAATTGTTCCCTAAGCCCTGGCTTTGGGCCAAGGGTTTCAGTGGCTTCCCTTCACCCCTCTATTCTTAGGGTGAGAAGGAACAGAAGGGGGCAAGATGGTGGTTTGAAACGCAGCCAGAAAATTAAATTAGTTTGGCTGAGATTAGCGAATGAGGGAGCATTCTCCAACTAGGCCAGGATGTCACCTCAGGGTGTTAGTCAGTGGTTTTGGACCTTGTCCCTGGCTGACTGCTGGTGCACACTCCCAAACAATAGCTTTATCGCAGGTACTGGCGGGGCACACTGTGTTTTGAGTGTCCTCGGCACACCCTGATTTGATTGGTAAACACAAAAATCGAAGGATTTCCACGCCCCGGTCTGCGATCGCAATCAACCCCCACACATCTGGCCCATCTGCAAATTTCTCTGGTACATCTATAATTGGAACTCTG encodes:
- the clip3 gene encoding CAP-Gly domain-containing linker protein 3 isoform X5, with amino-acid sequence MNIKRTEPENHGGERLSSILSVFQTHRMTKEDTAEVEEAQPASEYHSPVLEARKRPMVHPSAPAPLPKDYAFTFFDPNDPACQEILLDPRTTIPELFAIIRQWVPQVQHKIDIIGNEILKRGCHVNDRDGLTDMTLLHYSCKAGAHGVGDPAAALRLSHQLITLGADVGLRSRWTNMNALHYAAYFDVPELIRVLLKASKPRVLNSTCSDFHHGTALHIAASNLCLGAVKCLLEHGANPTVRNDKGQGPAEVVPDPMDMSLDKAEAAMVAKELKQLLLDAVPLSCNLPRATLPNYDNIPGNLMLTSLGLKLGDRILLDDMKLSKKSCSDVSSSLHHAKQTGTLRFCGTTEFASGQWVGVELDEPEGKNDGSVGGVRYFICPPKLGIFAPVSKITKATEQTPSSVTSTPKTPRMDFSRVTGKNKKEKKEKEKEKAQRKKSLSTGCLDPEGVKIELGDQVLVAGQKQGIVRFYGKTDFAPGYWFGVELEQPTGKHDGSVFGVRYFSCLPKYGVFAPPSRVQR